A single window of Salvia splendens isolate huo1 chromosome 6, SspV2, whole genome shotgun sequence DNA harbors:
- the LOC121808053 gene encoding dol-P-Man:Man(7)GlcNAc(2)-PP-Dol alpha-1,6-mannosyltransferase-like, whose amino-acid sequence MALSSNSMQVYGYDLLLGFIAAFYVFMAPFTKVEESFNVQAMHDILYHRHHIEQYDHLEFPGVVPRTFIGSILVSALASPVALAASLLQYPKLYSLYAVRLALGFIILSSLRFFRIQIRKNFGSQVEAFFVILTAIQFHMLFYCTRPLPNILAFGLVNLAYGYWFQRRFYAALNSLVFATIVFRCDILLLVSPLGLELLLTRSISLRKAVISCVIAASFFIGLTVMVDSVMWRRMLWPELEVFWFNSVLNRSSEWGIHAFHWYFTSALPRSLLVAYPLSVLGLFLDRRIRIYVIPVLSFVTLYSKLPHKELRFIISALPIFNLSAAIAASRIYNNRKKSLWKYLNIAMLGLFLISLGCTILTFMASYENYPSAHALNALHKMGYLEHNPNDSWVHIDTFSAMNGISRFCENHEPWRYSKEEGIPIQEFQQRNFTYLLSEHAQINGYKCLLSTTGFSGTRLHVGFPPISLVKKPKVYVHGNTYNDEIIHRNWPGC is encoded by the exons ATGGCGCTAAGTTCCAATTCGATGCAAGTTTATG GTTACGATCTGTTGCTGGGGTTTATTGCTGCATTTTACGTGTTCATGGCGCCTTTCACTAAGGTTGAAGAAAGCTTCAATGTTCAG GCAATGCACGACATTTTGTACCACCGTCATCATATAGAACag TATGATCATTTGGAATTTCCTGGAGTAGTCCCTCGTACATTTATTG GCTCCATTCTCGTATCAGCTCTAGCTTCTCCAGTTGCGCTAGCTGCTAGTTTATTGCAGTATCCGAAGCTATACAGTCTCTATGCAG TTCGTTTGGCATTAGGCTTCATCATATTGTCTTCATTGCGGTTCTTCCGTATTCAG ATCAGGAAGAACTTTGGATCTCAAGTTGAAGCATTTTTTGTAATATTGACCGCAATTCAGTTTCACATGCTGTTCTATTGCACGCGCCCCCTTCCTAACATCTTGGCATTTGGCTTAG TTAACTTGGCATATGGGTATTGGTTTCAGAGAAGGTTTTATGCAGCATTAAATTCTTTG GTTTTTGCTACCATCGTCTTCAGATGTGACATCTTGTTGCTTGTTTCACCTCTGGGACTTGAGCTTTTGCTG ACTAGATCTATTTCGTTGCGGAAAGCTGTAATATCGTGCGTGATAGCTGCTAGCTTTTTCATAG GTTTGACAGTGATGGTTGACTCAGTCATGTGGAGGAGGATGTTATGGCCTGAGCTGGAAGTATTTTGGTTTAATTCAGTGTTGAATCGAAGTTCTGAATGGGGT ATTCATGCCTTCCACTGGTACTTCACATCAGCTCTTCCCCGCTCATTACTGGTGGCATATCCATTATCTGTG CTAGGTTTATTTCTTGACAGAAGGATTCGGATCTATGTTATTCCTGTTTTATCATTTGTTACACTTTACTCGAAGCTTCCGCACAAG GAACTCCGATTCATTATTAGTGCTCTTCCTATCTTCAATTTATCTGCTGCAATTGCTGCTAGCAGAAT TTACAACAACCGGAAGAAGAGTTTATGGAAATATCTTAACATTGCCATGCTGGGGTTGTTCCTGATCAG TCTAGGGTGTACAATCTTGACATTTATGGCATCATACGAGAACTATCCTAGTGCTCATGCCTTGAATGCTTTACATAAGATGG GGTATTTGGAACACAATCCAAATGATTCCTGGGTGCACATCGATACGTTCTCAGCAATGAATGGAATCTCACGCTTTTGTGAAAATCATGAGCCGTGGCG GTACTCTAAAGAAGAAGGGATTCCTATTCAAGAATTTCAGCAAAGAAATTTTACTTACCTTTTAAG TGAGCATGCTCAGATAAATGGTTACAAGTGTCTACTTAGCACGACAGGCTTTTCTGGGACTCGTCTTCATGTTGGATTTCCTCCCATATCGCTG GTTAAAAAACCGAAGGTTTATGTACATGGAAATACGTATAACGACGAAATAATTCACAGAAACTGGCCAGGATGCTGA
- the LOC121808052 gene encoding pentatricopeptide repeat-containing protein At1g02150-like has protein sequence MPLQPTIQILPPNYHQKNSNHLHISSSLSLSSGLQNSAFFLKQPNLSTTFKTHNNPAFITCSSVPQPYSNGTVDYEKRPMLKWNSICKKISLLDNSTLDVGAASVLNQAENEGKMLSKWELSRVVKELRKFRRFKLALQVYEWMNNRAERFRISTSDTAIQLDLIAKVHGISSAEQYFQKLPDGLKDKRIYGSLLNAYVRARMRGEAECLMVKIKNRGYASHPLPYNVMMTLYMSLKEYEKIEPLISEMKEKSIALDLYTYNIWLSSCGSVGSLEKMEQVFDRMQLDTTIKPNWTTYSTMATMYIKFRQLEKAVDSLRKIESRMTGRDRMPYHYLMSLYGSAGKKEDVYLVWNSYKASFVHIPNVGYHTMVSALLRMDDIAGAEELYDEWLKFRSVYDPRVGNLILSAYVRKGLFQKAEAFYNQIIETGEKLNSMTWEILSEIHIQNLRIPEALSCFQSAASTEGSKNWRPKLANVSAILDFSEQNGDIAMKNALIEVLRQVGSLEDKDFMSSLPSLCDPSITDSAPAIEDRAADSHDDEDADFVLLNQLQESL, from the exons ATGCCACTCCAACCCACTATCCaaattcttcccccaaattatCACCAGAAGAATTCTAATCATTTGCATATTTCGAGTTCGCTCTCATTGTCGTCTGGGCTTCAAAATTCGGCTTTTTTTCTCAAACAACCCAATTTATCTACCACCTTCAAAACCCACAATAATCCAGCGTTTATCACGTGCTCATCTGTACCGCAGCCTTACAGCAATGGAACTGTTGATTACGAGAAGAGACCGATGCTGAAATGGAATTCTATATGCAAGAAGATATCGTTGTTGGACAACTCTACTTTGGATGTGGGCGCTGCTTCTGTGTTGAATCAGGCCGAAAATGAGGGCAAGATGCTATCCAAATGGGAGCTCTCCAGAGTTGTGAAGGAGCTCAGGAAGTTCAGGCGCTTCAAATTGGCTCTTCAG GTTTATGAATGGATGAATAATAGAGCAGAAAGATTCAGAATATCCACAAGTGATACTGCTATTCAGCTAGATTTGATTGCTAAAGTGCATGGGATTTCAAGTGCTGAGCAATATTTTCAGAAGCTTCCAGATGGCTTGAAAGATAAGAGAATATACGGGTCCCTTTTGAATGCTTATGTCCGTGCTAGAATGAGAGGAGAAGCTGAATGTCTGATGGTTAAAATCAAGAATAGAGGATATGCTAGTCACCCACTTCCATATAATGTGATGATGACTCTCTATATGAGTCTTAAAGAATACGAAAAGATTGAGCCTTTGATATCTGAAATGAAGGAGAAGAGCATAGCATTAGATCTGTACACGTACAACATTTGGCTGTCATCCTGTGGATCTGTGGGATCACTAGAGAAAATGGAACAAGTTTTTGACCGTATGCAGTTGGACACCACCATCAAGCCCAATTGGACTACTTATAGCACAATGGCCACAATGTATATCAAGTTTAGGCAGCTTGAGAAGGCTGTAGACTCTTTGAGGAAGATTGAAAGTAGAATGACTGGTCGGGATCGTATGCCATATCATTATCTCATGAGTCTATATGGAAGCGCTGGTAAGAAAGAGGATGTTTATCTAGTCTGGAACAGCTACAAGGCTTCATTTGTCCATATTCCGAATGTGGGCTACCATACTATGGTCTCTGCTCTACTCAGAATGGACGACATTGCGGGTGCTGAGGAGTTGTACGATGAATGGCTCAAATTCAGATCAGTATATGACCCTAGAGTGGGAAATCTTATCTTGAGTGCATATGTCAGAAAAGGGCTTTTCCAGAAGGCAGAGGCCTTTTACAACCAGATAATTGAGACGGGAGAGAAGCTTAATTCAATGACTTGGGAGATCCTTTCAGAAATCCACATCCAAAATTTGAGGATTCCTGAGGCTTTATCTTGCTTTCAGAGTGCTGCTTCAACTGAAGGCTCGAAAAACTGGAGGCCAAAGCTAGCCAATGTCTCTGCCATTCTTGATTTTTCAGAGCAGAATGGCGACATTGCAATGAAGAACGCCTTAATAGAGGTGCTGAGACAAGTAGGCTCTCTTGAGGATAAAGACTTTATGTCAAGTTTACCGTCACTGTGTGATCCGTCAATTACAGACAGTGCTCCGGCAATCGAGGATAGAGCAGCAGATAGTCATGATGACGAAGATGCAGATTTTGTGCTTCTAAACCAACTCCAAGAGAGCTTGTGA
- the LOC121806711 gene encoding trihelix transcription factor ASIL1-like codes for MATIISPSSPDDIPTATLALPTPTPAPRRLPPPCWTPEETVALIDAYKDKWYSLSRGSLRGHHWQEVADDVASRCPAHPAKTSVQCRHKMEKLRKRYRADIQRSAARRSASSWAHFQQMHSMEKGTDIPTPPPSSSSEEDEEEHNTKSNSVKRRINDLYNRHANQSSASTPGVRIKMPGAAAKPPNPNPRLIPNSSGKPSVVEAIQELGEGFVRMEKMKMEMAQQIEEMRMEMELKRTEMILDSQRRIVDAFARAIKEAQE; via the coding sequence aTGGCTACGATCATCTCCCCTTCCTCTCCCGACGACATCCCCACCGCCACGCTCGCCCTTCCCACCCCCACGCCCGCCCCCCGGCGCCTCCCCCCGCCGTGCTGGACCCCCGAGGAGACCGTCGCCCTCATCGACGCCTACAAGGACAAGTGGTACTCCCTCAGCCGCGGCAGCCTCCGCGGCCACCACTGGCAGGAGGTCGCCGACGACGTCGCCTCGCGCTGCCCCGCCCACCCCGCCAAGACCTCCGTCCAGTGCCGCCACAAGATGGAGAAGCTCCGCAAGCGGTACCGCGCCGACATCCAGAGATCCGCCGCCCGCAGATCCGCCTCCTCCTGGGCCCACTTCCAGCAAATGCACTCCATGGAGAAGGGCACCGACATCCCCACCCCCCCTCCGTCTTCCTCAtccgaagaagatgaagaagagcaCAACACCAAGAGCAACAGCGTCAAACGCCGCATCAACGATCTCTACAACCGCCACGCCAATCAGAGCAGCGCATCCACGCCCGGGGTCCGGATCAAGATGCCTGGCGCGGCGGCCAAGCctccaaaccctaaccctagatTAATCCCCAATTCGAGTGGTAAGCCGTCGGTGGTGGAAGCGATACAGGAGTTGGGAGAAGGATTCGTGAGGatggagaagatgaagatggAGATGGCACAACAGATTGAAGAGATGCGGATGGAGATGGAGCTCAAGAGAACGGAGATGATTCTCGATTCGCAGCGCAGAATCGTCGACGCTTTTGCTCGTGCCATCAAAGAAGCCCAAGAATAA